A single region of the Thioalkalivibrio nitratireducens DSM 14787 genome encodes:
- the glgA gene encoding glycogen synthase GlgA gives MRILFASSEAFPLAKTGGLGDVSSSLPAALKRQRQDVRLVLPAYPRAVSRLADPTRLPGPASAPWSLIQGYLPGTSVMVYLVDWPMYFQRDGDPYRATDGSDWPDNAHRFAAFAQAVAAISVDEAQLDWAPEILHVNDWQTGLVPVLLRHHPRRPPTLFTIHNLAYQGLFPGELRHQLGLPEDLWHWEALEFHGQLSFMKGGLVFSDAITTVSPTYAREIQTPLAGMGLDGVLRARSARLHGILNGVDYSEWNPERDGYLTAHYHADNLEGKAANKASLQEELQLPVRPDLPLLGHVGRMVVQKGIDLLLEACEPFLAERRMQLALVGSGDHIFEESARALARAHPDYCSVVITYNEGLAHQLEAGSDAFLMPSRFEPCGLNQMYSLRYGTPPIVHATGGLADTVIDANPATLDDGTATGFCFMPATAAALGEAIERVLTLFGEPGQERWQTMIRKGMARDFGWSQSSAAYLELYRDLRGSPRG, from the coding sequence ATGCGCATCCTCTTTGCGAGCAGTGAAGCCTTTCCACTGGCCAAGACCGGCGGGCTGGGCGATGTCAGTTCGAGCCTGCCGGCGGCACTGAAACGGCAGCGGCAGGATGTGCGCCTGGTGCTGCCGGCCTATCCCCGCGCGGTCAGCCGGCTGGCGGATCCCACCCGCCTGCCCGGCCCTGCCAGCGCCCCCTGGAGCCTGATCCAGGGCTATCTTCCGGGCACCTCGGTGATGGTGTACCTGGTCGACTGGCCGATGTACTTCCAGCGCGATGGCGATCCGTACCGAGCCACCGATGGCAGTGACTGGCCGGACAATGCACATCGGTTCGCCGCATTCGCGCAGGCGGTGGCCGCGATCAGCGTCGACGAGGCGCAGCTCGACTGGGCCCCTGAGATCCTGCACGTCAACGACTGGCAGACCGGGCTGGTTCCGGTTCTGCTGCGGCACCATCCGCGGCGCCCGCCGACGCTGTTCACCATCCACAACCTCGCCTACCAGGGCCTGTTCCCGGGCGAACTGCGGCACCAATTGGGCCTGCCGGAGGATCTCTGGCACTGGGAGGCGCTCGAGTTCCACGGACAGCTCTCGTTCATGAAAGGGGGCCTGGTCTTCTCCGACGCGATCACCACCGTTTCGCCGACCTACGCCCGCGAGATTCAGACACCCTTGGCCGGAATGGGCCTGGACGGCGTGCTGCGGGCGCGCTCGGCCCGTCTCCACGGGATCCTGAACGGCGTCGACTACAGCGAGTGGAATCCCGAGAGGGATGGCTACCTGACCGCGCATTATCACGCCGACAACCTCGAGGGCAAGGCCGCGAACAAGGCCTCACTGCAGGAGGAGCTGCAACTCCCGGTGCGCCCGGATCTGCCGCTGCTGGGACACGTCGGACGCATGGTGGTGCAAAAGGGCATCGACCTGCTGCTCGAGGCCTGCGAGCCGTTCTTGGCGGAACGGCGGATGCAGCTCGCGCTGGTCGGGAGTGGCGACCACATCTTCGAGGAATCGGCGCGAGCCCTCGCCCGCGCCCACCCGGACTACTGCAGCGTCGTAATCACCTACAACGAAGGGCTTGCGCACCAGCTCGAGGCCGGATCCGACGCCTTCCTGATGCCCTCGCGCTTCGAGCCCTGCGGGCTGAACCAGATGTACAGCCTGCGCTACGGCACTCCGCCGATCGTGCACGCCACCGGGGGCCTTGCGGATACGGTGATCGACGCCAACCCGGCAACCCTGGACGATGGCACGGCCACGGGCTTCTGCTTCATGCCCGCAACCGCCGCCGCGCTGGGCGAGGCGATCGAACGCGTCCTGACCCTGTTCGGCGAACCGGGTCAGGAACGCTGGCAGACGATGATCCGCAAGGGCATGGCGCGGGATTTCGGCTGGAGCCAGAGCTCGGCGGCATACCTGGAGCTCTACCGCGACCTGCGGGGGTCGCCACGCGGCTGA
- the ppc gene encoding phosphoenolpyruvate carboxylase has protein sequence MTENRTDERFLPKDKELRARVRLFGELLGNVIRRLEGEAVLDAVEALRKGFVNLRKREDPRLRERMMRCIVHQTPEMTERIIRAFSIYFSLVNIAEEDLFYRWRRAQVSSGEPLWTGSFDRTLRQLHQEGVSAAELERLLSGLSYMPVFTAHPTEARRRTTMQNQRRVFQTADRLNQPRIGGAERRLLIEELEAQIQILWRTNEVRVKKPQVRDEIKYGLFYFEESLFEAIPQTYRFLEKAVRRTYGIQPDGSLPIRIPAFLRFGSWIGGDRDGNPNVTPEVTMLACRLAMQQVLREYIRRVTHLRNVLTHSSLMCAPSAEFLASLKTDSSIAPAVFQGYMDRYETEPYRRKLQIMAYRLKETLATVERRLAGESAVLPVMSAYAGADAFLADLRVIHDSLVSHGERNIAAGELTDLIRLAETCGFHLHHLDVRQESTVHSAAVAAILAQTDLAADYETLDEPGRIALLSELIDRPDLPEPDPERLDATARETLRVFEVIREMRVEVGPEGIGTYVISMTHAASHVLEVLFLGRLAGLAGEASDGPFCHLRVTPLFETIEDLLHVEDVLEGLLATPTYARMLAASGNVQEVMLGYSDSCKDGGILASSWNLYEAQKKIVAITERFGVRCQLFHGRGGTVGRGGGPTHESILAQPPATVQGRIKFTEQGEVLSYKYSNVETAVYEIGVGATGLILASRSLIRAPARDRDEHMATMNELAGLGEDAYRELVDRTPGVLDYFYESTPVQEIGFLNIGSRPSHRRKSDRSKTSIRAIPWVFGWAQSRHTLPAWYGIGAALAAWRGEDPARLELLQQMYRDWPFFRSLLSNSQMALTKADMRMAADYAKLCSDQALAGQVFEKVREEYARTVREVLLVAQLDALMDETPLLALSLQRRNPYLDPLNSIQIHLLRESRALEAGQPEGEETDNPWMSPLLRSINAIAAGMRNTG, from the coding sequence ATGACCGAGAACCGTACAGACGAACGCTTTCTGCCCAAGGACAAGGAGCTGCGCGCGCGGGTCCGGCTGTTTGGCGAACTGCTCGGGAACGTGATCCGCCGGCTCGAGGGCGAAGCGGTGCTGGACGCGGTCGAGGCCCTGCGCAAGGGCTTCGTGAACCTGCGCAAGCGCGAGGATCCGAGGCTGCGCGAACGCATGATGCGCTGCATCGTGCACCAGACCCCCGAGATGACCGAGCGCATCATCCGGGCCTTCAGCATCTATTTCAGCCTGGTCAACATCGCCGAGGAAGATCTCTTCTACCGCTGGCGCCGCGCCCAGGTGAGCAGCGGCGAACCGCTGTGGACCGGATCGTTCGACCGCACCCTGCGCCAGTTGCACCAGGAAGGGGTCTCGGCGGCGGAGCTGGAACGGCTGCTGTCGGGGCTGAGCTACATGCCGGTATTCACCGCGCACCCGACCGAGGCGCGCCGGCGCACCACGATGCAGAACCAGCGCCGCGTGTTCCAGACCGCGGACCGGCTCAACCAGCCGCGCATCGGTGGCGCCGAGCGCCGGCTGCTGATCGAGGAGCTCGAGGCACAGATCCAGATCCTCTGGCGTACCAACGAGGTACGGGTGAAGAAACCGCAGGTGCGCGACGAGATCAAGTACGGGCTGTTCTATTTCGAGGAAAGCCTGTTCGAGGCCATCCCGCAGACGTACCGCTTCCTCGAGAAAGCCGTGCGGCGTACCTACGGGATCCAGCCGGACGGGAGCCTGCCCATCCGCATTCCCGCGTTCCTGCGCTTCGGCTCGTGGATCGGCGGCGACCGCGACGGCAACCCGAACGTGACCCCCGAAGTCACGATGCTCGCGTGCCGGCTGGCGATGCAGCAGGTGCTGCGGGAGTACATCCGGCGCGTGACCCACCTGCGCAACGTGCTGACGCACTCGTCGCTGATGTGCGCGCCCTCGGCCGAGTTCCTGGCGAGCCTCAAGACCGACAGCAGCATCGCGCCCGCGGTGTTCCAGGGGTACATGGACCGCTACGAAACCGAGCCCTACCGCCGCAAGCTCCAGATCATGGCGTACCGCCTGAAGGAAACGCTCGCGACGGTGGAACGGCGCCTGGCCGGAGAGAGCGCGGTACTGCCGGTGATGTCGGCCTATGCCGGGGCCGACGCCTTCCTCGCAGACCTGCGGGTGATCCACGACTCGCTGGTCAGCCACGGCGAGCGCAACATCGCCGCCGGCGAACTGACGGACCTGATCCGCCTTGCCGAGACCTGCGGCTTTCACCTGCATCACCTCGACGTACGTCAGGAATCGACCGTGCACAGCGCGGCGGTCGCGGCCATCCTGGCCCAGACCGATCTGGCCGCCGACTACGAGACGCTCGACGAGCCCGGGCGGATTGCGCTGCTGAGCGAACTCATCGACCGGCCGGACCTCCCCGAACCGGATCCCGAACGGCTCGATGCCACCGCGCGCGAAACCCTGCGCGTGTTCGAGGTGATTCGCGAGATGCGCGTGGAGGTCGGCCCCGAGGGTATCGGCACCTATGTGATCTCGATGACGCACGCCGCGTCGCACGTGCTCGAGGTGCTTTTTCTGGGGCGCCTGGCCGGACTCGCGGGCGAAGCGTCGGACGGGCCGTTCTGCCACCTGCGGGTCACCCCGCTGTTCGAGACGATCGAGGATCTGCTGCACGTCGAGGACGTACTCGAGGGCCTGCTCGCCACGCCCACCTATGCACGCATGCTCGCCGCGAGCGGCAACGTGCAGGAGGTGATGCTCGGCTACTCCGATTCCTGCAAGGACGGCGGCATCCTGGCGTCGAGCTGGAACCTCTACGAGGCGCAGAAGAAAATCGTCGCGATCACTGAGCGCTTCGGCGTGCGCTGCCAGCTGTTCCATGGCCGTGGCGGCACCGTGGGTCGCGGCGGCGGCCCGACCCACGAGTCCATCCTGGCCCAGCCGCCGGCCACGGTGCAGGGCCGGATCAAGTTCACCGAACAGGGCGAGGTGCTGTCGTACAAGTATAGCAACGTGGAAACAGCCGTGTACGAGATCGGCGTCGGCGCCACCGGCCTGATCCTCGCGAGCCGCAGCTTGATCCGCGCGCCCGCCCGGGACCGCGACGAACACATGGCGACGATGAACGAGCTCGCAGGGCTCGGCGAGGACGCCTACCGGGAACTGGTCGACCGCACCCCCGGCGTGCTCGATTACTTCTACGAGAGCACGCCGGTACAGGAGATCGGTTTTCTGAACATCGGCTCGCGCCCCTCGCACCGGCGCAAGAGCGACCGTTCCAAGACCTCGATCCGTGCGATTCCCTGGGTTTTCGGCTGGGCCCAGTCGCGCCACACCCTGCCCGCCTGGTACGGCATCGGGGCGGCGCTGGCCGCCTGGCGCGGCGAGGATCCCGCCCGGCTGGAACTGCTGCAGCAGATGTACCGCGACTGGCCGTTTTTCCGGTCGTTGCTGTCCAACAGCCAGATGGCGCTGACCAAGGCCGACATGCGCATGGCCGCCGACTACGCGAAACTCTGCAGCGACCAGGCACTGGCGGGGCAGGTCTTCGAGAAGGTGCGCGAGGAGTACGCGCGCACGGTGCGCGAGGTGCTGCTGGTGGCTCAGCTCGATGCGCTGATGGACGAAACGCCGCTGCTGGCCCTGTCGCTACAGCGCCGCAATCCCTACCTGGATCCGCTGAACAGCATCCAAATCCACCTGCTGCGCGAGTCGCGGGCGCTGGAGGCGGGGCAGCCGGAAGGGGAGGAAACCGACAATCCCTGGATGTCGCCGCTGCTCCGTTCGATCAACGCCATCGCGGCGGGAATGCGCAACACCGGGTAA
- the panD gene encoding aspartate 1-decarboxylase, with protein sequence MMITLLKGKLHKARVTHCELEYEGSCAIDTHLLQAASILPFEQIQIYNVDNGERFTTYAIEAEPGSGVVSVNGAAAHKAAVGHRVIICAYAQLDAAEASRFTPNLVYLGPGNAITRTGHEIPVQAA encoded by the coding sequence ATGATGATCACGCTATTGAAGGGCAAGCTGCACAAGGCCCGGGTGACGCACTGCGAACTCGAATACGAGGGCTCGTGCGCGATCGACACGCATCTGTTGCAGGCTGCGAGTATTCTGCCGTTCGAGCAGATCCAGATCTACAACGTGGACAACGGCGAGCGTTTCACCACCTACGCGATCGAGGCCGAACCCGGCTCCGGCGTGGTTTCGGTGAACGGTGCCGCGGCGCACAAGGCCGCGGTGGGACACCGGGTGATCATCTGTGCCTACGCGCAACTCGATGCCGCCGAGGCCAGCCGCTTCACGCCGAACCTCGTCTACCTGGGTCCGGGCAACGCGATCACCCGCACCGGTCACGAGATCCCCGTCCAGGCCGCCTGA
- the panC gene encoding pantoate--beta-alanine ligase, producing the protein MRIVHDRRQVAALCREWRRRDSQLLAFVPTMGNLHAGHLALVRHARERGDRVLVSVFVNPMQFDRPDDLERYPRTLDADARKLAEAGVDALFCPEPTEMYPEGCVPARVTVPQLSGILEGVSRPGHFDGVATVVAKLFNLVQPDVGVFGEKDYQQLKLIEAMVAALNFPVLIDAVPTVREADGLALSSRNGQLSESARRRAPELYRSLREAAAACVAEPDRWPAVFAECTAQARERLRESGFEPDYVEVRRCSDLGEPDAGDRELILLAAAWLGGTRLIDNLRL; encoded by the coding sequence ATGCGTATCGTCCATGACCGGCGGCAGGTAGCCGCTCTTTGCCGCGAATGGCGGCGGCGGGATTCCCAGTTGCTGGCCTTTGTGCCAACGATGGGAAATCTGCACGCCGGGCATCTGGCCCTGGTGCGCCATGCCCGGGAACGGGGCGACCGGGTGCTCGTGAGCGTGTTCGTGAATCCGATGCAGTTCGATCGCCCCGATGATCTGGAACGCTACCCGCGTACGCTCGACGCCGACGCCAGGAAACTCGCCGAGGCTGGCGTCGATGCGCTGTTTTGCCCGGAGCCCACCGAGATGTACCCGGAAGGGTGCGTGCCGGCACGGGTGACGGTGCCGCAACTGTCCGGGATTCTCGAGGGTGTGTCCCGACCCGGCCATTTCGATGGTGTTGCGACGGTCGTGGCCAAGCTGTTCAACCTGGTGCAGCCGGACGTCGGAGTCTTCGGCGAAAAGGATTATCAGCAGCTGAAGCTGATCGAGGCCATGGTGGCCGCGCTGAATTTCCCGGTGCTGATCGATGCCGTGCCGACCGTACGCGAGGCCGACGGGCTGGCGCTGAGTTCGCGCAACGGCCAGTTGTCCGAGTCGGCTCGCCGGCGGGCGCCGGAACTCTACCGCAGCCTGCGGGAGGCCGCGGCGGCCTGCGTGGCCGAGCCGGATCGGTGGCCGGCGGTATTCGCGGAATGTACCGCACAGGCCCGCGAACGGCTGCGTGAGTCCGGTTTCGAACCGGACTACGTCGAGGTTCGGCGCTGCAGCGACCTGGGCGAGCCGGACGCGGGCGACCGGGAATTGATCCTGCTGGCCGCGGCCTGGCTGGGCGGTACAAGGCTGATCGATAACCTGCGTTTGTGA
- the panB gene encoding 3-methyl-2-oxobutanoate hydroxymethyltransferase yields the protein MRTTIRTLEKYKREGRPITCLTAYDAGFARLLDAADIDVILVGDSLGMVVQGHDTTLPVTIEQMIYHLEAVARGARRALLMADLPFLGDRDSATAVEQGGALMRAGAQMVKVECRGSQSELVHRMVAAGIPVCAHLGLTPQAVHQYGGYRVQGRGVVAAEQMQAEARALEVAGAQCLLLESVPELLATRITHAAGVPVIGIGASPECDGQVLVLQDVIGLTPKPPRFAQDFMAGAGSLAAAIAAYADAVRSRRFPVSGVHTFD from the coding sequence ATGCGCACGACCATACGAACACTGGAGAAATACAAGCGCGAGGGCCGGCCCATCACCTGTCTCACCGCCTACGACGCGGGTTTTGCGCGCCTGCTGGATGCCGCGGACATCGACGTGATCCTGGTCGGGGACTCGCTGGGCATGGTGGTCCAGGGCCATGACACGACGCTGCCGGTCACCATCGAGCAGATGATCTACCATCTCGAGGCCGTCGCGCGGGGCGCCAGGCGCGCGTTGCTGATGGCCGATCTCCCGTTCCTGGGTGACCGCGACTCGGCAACTGCGGTGGAGCAGGGCGGGGCGCTGATGCGAGCGGGTGCGCAGATGGTCAAGGTGGAATGCCGCGGCAGTCAGAGCGAGCTGGTGCACCGCATGGTCGCCGCAGGCATTCCGGTGTGCGCGCACCTCGGTCTGACCCCTCAGGCGGTGCACCAGTACGGCGGCTACCGGGTCCAGGGGCGCGGGGTCGTGGCGGCCGAGCAGATGCAGGCCGAGGCGCGCGCGCTTGAGGTCGCGGGTGCGCAGTGCCTGTTGCTGGAGAGCGTGCCCGAGCTGCTGGCGACGCGAATCACCCACGCCGCCGGGGTTCCAGTGATCGGGATCGGTGCGAGCCCGGAGTGCGACGGCCAGGTATTGGTGCTGCAGGACGTGATCGGTCTGACACCGAAACCGCCGCGCTTCGCGCAGGATTTCATGGCGGGGGCCGGCAGCCTCGCGGCGGCGATCGCCGCCTATGCCGACGCAGTGCGCTCGCGCCGCTTCCCGGTGTCCGGCGTCCATACTTTCGACTGA
- a CDS encoding deoxynucleoside kinase — protein MSLGDFRFVAVEGPIGVGKSSLARMLVQHLGAEALFEEPDENPFLERFYVDRSRYALATQLHFLVQRVRQLKPVAQMRLFERLHVADYLVDKDPLFAELNLSPDEIEIYHEMFRQLRPQLPGPDLVVYLQAPVDVLLERIRHRGRAYERHIDATYLERLNAAYTEFFYHFDTAALVIVNAAEIDWVNSDSDFRQLVQFLEQVPGGRHYFNPLPIHL, from the coding sequence GTGAGCCTGGGGGATTTCCGCTTCGTCGCGGTCGAGGGGCCGATCGGCGTGGGCAAGTCCAGTCTCGCGCGGATGCTGGTGCAGCATCTCGGCGCCGAGGCCCTGTTCGAGGAACCCGACGAGAACCCCTTCCTCGAACGCTTCTATGTCGACCGTTCCCGGTACGCGCTCGCCACCCAGCTCCATTTCCTGGTGCAGCGGGTGCGACAGCTCAAGCCGGTCGCGCAGATGCGGCTGTTCGAGCGCCTCCATGTGGCGGATTACCTGGTCGACAAGGATCCGCTGTTCGCGGAATTGAACCTGTCGCCGGACGAGATCGAGATCTACCACGAGATGTTCCGCCAGCTGCGCCCGCAGCTCCCCGGACCGGATCTGGTCGTCTACCTGCAGGCGCCGGTCGATGTGCTGCTGGAACGGATCCGTCACCGCGGCCGGGCATACGAACGCCACATCGATGCCACCTACCTGGAGCGTCTGAATGCGGCCTATACCGAGTTCTTCTACCATTTCGATACGGCGGCACTGGTGATCGTGAATGCCGCGGAGATTGACTGGGTGAACAGCGACTCGGATTTCCGACAGCTGGTGCAGTTCCTGGAGCAGGTGCCCGGGGGCCGGCATTACTTCAACCCGCTTCCGATCCACCTGTGA
- the folK gene encoding 2-amino-4-hydroxy-6-hydroxymethyldihydropteridine diphosphokinase, with translation MKTAVDTYIGIGANLGDPTAQVSRACARLSEDIPGSRLVACSRLYRNPPMGPQDQPDYVNAVARIRTALGPGELLRELQRIELAFGRRRDGRRWGPRLLDLDILLYGSRVVDEPGLRVPHPGIAERDFVLFPLQELAPDLQIPGHGALSGLCSRMASGLVPIDGCLETVARA, from the coding sequence ATGAAGACCGCAGTCGACACCTACATCGGGATCGGGGCCAACCTCGGAGATCCCACCGCACAGGTGTCGCGGGCCTGTGCCCGCCTGTCCGAGGACATTCCGGGCAGCCGACTGGTCGCATGCTCGCGCCTGTACCGCAATCCGCCGATGGGCCCGCAGGATCAGCCCGACTACGTGAACGCGGTGGCCCGAATCCGGACCGCGCTCGGACCCGGCGAACTGCTGCGGGAACTGCAGCGCATCGAGCTCGCCTTCGGCCGCCGCCGCGACGGCCGGCGCTGGGGACCCCGGCTGCTGGACCTGGATATCCTGCTCTATGGCAGCCGCGTGGTCGACGAGCCGGGGCTGCGGGTGCCGCATCCCGGGATCGCCGAGCGCGACTTCGTGCTGTTCCCGCTGCAGGAGCTCGCGCCGGATCTGCAGATCCCGGGCCACGGGGCATTGTCCGGGCTTTGCAGCCGGATGGCATCCGGGCTCGTGCCGATCGACGGGTGCCTGGAAACGGTGGCACGCGCGTGA
- the pcnB gene encoding polynucleotide adenylyltransferase PcnB, protein MALSRIRRQTVSQSASATIQPRVYPRDQHPISRAAISDNALKVLYRLRDAGFRSCLVGGGVRDLLLGREPKDFDVATDAHPDDVRRLFRNCRLIGRRFRLAHVTFGREIIEVATFRAPIGAGEEDDGNVELSEDGRILRDNCYGTIEQDAWRRDFTVNALYYDIADYSVLDFTNGVKDLHEGVLRLIGNDPEQRLREDPVRMLRAVRFAAKLGLRLASEVDEALHRHADLLTTAAPARLFDEVLKLFHSGAAVTCLDELERFGLFAMMFPETADCFGHPDTGAGVRAFLVEALNNTDNRIREGLGVHPAFLYAALLWAPVQRAAQARLDAGEEPAAAWQQAASAVLERQVQRVSIPRRFGLVVREIWELQQRLPRSQGARAARLLTHPRFRAGYDFLCLRARAGQADPELCEWWTRFQDSGEARQHEAARPGAGAEESPARSRPRRRRRRKARPAS, encoded by the coding sequence ATGGCGCTTTCCCGGATACGACGACAGACGGTGAGCCAGTCAGCCTCAGCCACGATACAGCCGCGGGTGTACCCCCGTGATCAGCACCCGATCTCGCGGGCCGCGATCAGTGATAACGCCCTGAAGGTGCTGTACCGGCTGCGGGATGCGGGTTTCCGGAGCTGCCTGGTCGGGGGCGGCGTGCGCGACCTGCTGCTCGGGCGCGAGCCCAAGGATTTCGATGTCGCCACCGACGCCCATCCCGACGACGTGCGCCGGCTGTTCCGGAACTGCCGGCTGATCGGGCGTCGCTTCCGCCTGGCGCACGTGACCTTTGGACGTGAGATCATCGAGGTCGCGACCTTCCGCGCGCCGATCGGGGCCGGGGAGGAGGACGACGGCAACGTCGAACTGAGCGAGGACGGGCGCATCCTGCGCGACAACTGTTATGGCACCATCGAACAGGACGCCTGGCGCCGGGATTTCACCGTCAACGCGCTGTACTACGATATCGCCGACTACTCGGTGCTGGATTTCACCAACGGCGTGAAGGATCTGCACGAGGGCGTGCTGCGGCTGATCGGCAACGACCCGGAGCAGCGCCTGCGCGAGGATCCGGTGCGCATGCTGCGCGCAGTTCGGTTCGCGGCCAAGCTGGGCCTCCGGCTGGCTTCGGAAGTTGACGAGGCGCTGCACCGGCATGCCGATCTGCTCACCACGGCCGCGCCTGCACGGCTGTTCGACGAGGTCCTGAAGCTCTTCCACAGCGGTGCCGCGGTGACCTGCCTGGACGAACTGGAACGTTTCGGGTTGTTCGCGATGATGTTCCCCGAGACCGCTGACTGCTTCGGGCATCCGGACACCGGCGCCGGGGTGCGGGCGTTCCTGGTCGAGGCGTTGAACAACACCGACAACCGGATCCGGGAAGGACTGGGCGTGCACCCGGCGTTTCTGTATGCCGCACTGCTGTGGGCGCCGGTGCAGCGCGCGGCGCAGGCGCGCCTCGATGCCGGCGAGGAGCCGGCCGCGGCTTGGCAGCAGGCGGCGTCTGCGGTACTCGAGCGCCAGGTACAGCGGGTGTCGATCCCCCGGCGCTTCGGGCTGGTGGTGCGCGAAATCTGGGAACTGCAGCAGCGGCTGCCGCGCAGCCAGGGTGCCCGCGCGGCGCGGTTGCTTACGCACCCCCGTTTCCGGGCCGGCTACGACTTCCTCTGCCTGCGGGCACGCGCGGGGCAGGCCGACCCCGAACTGTGCGAGTGGTGGACCCGGTTCCAGGACAGCGGCGAGGCGCGCCAGCACGAAGCCGCCCGGCCGGGCGCGGGTGCCGAGGAGTCGCCTGCCCGTTCCCGGCCGCGGCGTCGCCGCAGACGCAAGGCGCGGCCGGCTTCATGA
- a CDS encoding NUDIX domain-containing protein, which yields MTVQRPRTPLLAVDLVIRQPAQPGRVLLIERRNPPLGWALPGGFVDEGETVEQAARREAREETALDVRLECLLGLYSDPARDPRGHTVSAVYVARGEGDARAQDDARSLQWLDPEDRAFALAFDHRRILDDYLRHRATGDVAPIRLLLR from the coding sequence ATGACAGTCCAACGTCCGCGCACACCGCTGCTGGCGGTCGATCTGGTCATCCGCCAGCCGGCGCAGCCCGGTCGGGTGCTGCTGATCGAGCGCCGCAATCCGCCCTTGGGATGGGCTCTTCCGGGCGGTTTCGTCGACGAGGGCGAGACGGTGGAGCAGGCCGCCCGGCGCGAGGCGCGCGAGGAGACCGCGCTGGATGTTCGGCTGGAGTGTCTTCTGGGACTGTACTCCGATCCGGCTCGGGATCCCCGGGGGCATACCGTGAGCGCGGTCTACGTGGCTCGTGGCGAGGGTGATGCGCGGGCGCAGGACGACGCGCGCTCGCTGCAGTGGCTCGATCCCGAGGACCGGGCCTTTGCGCTCGCGTTCGACCATCGCCGGATCCTCGACGACTACCTGCGCCACCGCGCCACCGGAGATGTCGCCCCGATCCGCCTCCTTCTGCGCTGA
- a CDS encoding RNA-binding S4 domain-containing protein, whose translation MASEPERASLRIDKWLWAARFFKTRALATEAVAGGKVHVNGDRCKPGRKLHPGDRLTIHRGQEVFDIEVVGIHSQRRPASEARMLYQETPESIARREAEAERRRQERLDRGPGRRPDKRERRHIRRFIRKEGER comes from the coding sequence ATGGCGTCCGAGCCCGAGCGCGCGTCGCTGCGTATCGACAAATGGCTTTGGGCTGCGCGGTTCTTCAAGACCCGGGCACTGGCCACCGAGGCGGTTGCAGGAGGGAAGGTGCACGTAAACGGCGATCGCTGCAAGCCGGGACGCAAGTTGCATCCGGGGGATCGGCTGACCATTCACCGCGGCCAGGAAGTATTCGACATCGAAGTCGTCGGGATCCATTCGCAGCGGCGGCCCGCCTCCGAGGCGCGGATGCTGTACCAGGAGACGCCGGAAAGCATCGCCCGGCGCGAGGCCGAGGCCGAACGGCGTCGGCAGGAGCGTCTCGACCGGGGCCCGGGCCGGCGCCCGGACAAGCGCGAGCGCCGGCATATTCGGCGCTTCATCCGCAAGGAGGGGGAACGATGA
- a CDS encoding glutathione S-transferase family protein yields MALPHLHLISFPLCPFVQRSVITLKHKNIPFERTYLDPTALPDWFLEKSPTGKVPLLIVDERTALFESAAINEYLDEISPPRLLPEDPLERAQARAWIALASEMIAAQFRWMGAPTEEAFGEARDEAAKGLRQFEKQCRAGPCFTGPDFSLLDATVAPVLMRYELLQDPGSPWQPAEFPNLARWWQHISEMPAVRESVPDDFLARLPRFLTNQQGFAGPRLAAGLAERGH; encoded by the coding sequence ATGGCACTGCCCCATCTGCATCTGATCAGCTTTCCGTTATGTCCGTTCGTGCAGCGTAGCGTCATCACGCTGAAACACAAGAACATCCCGTTCGAACGGACCTACCTCGATCCCACCGCACTGCCGGATTGGTTCCTGGAGAAATCCCCTACCGGCAAGGTGCCGCTGCTGATCGTAGACGAACGCACCGCGCTGTTCGAATCAGCGGCGATCAACGAGTACCTGGACGAGATCTCCCCGCCCCGGCTGCTGCCGGAAGACCCGCTGGAACGGGCCCAGGCCCGAGCCTGGATCGCTCTCGCATCGGAGATGATCGCGGCCCAGTTCCGCTGGATGGGCGCCCCCACCGAGGAGGCCTTCGGCGAGGCCCGCGACGAGGCCGCGAAGGGTTTGCGCCAGTTCGAGAAACAGTGCAGGGCCGGCCCCTGCTTCACCGGGCCCGATTTCTCGCTGCTCGACGCGACCGTGGCACCGGTGCTGATGCGCTACGAACTGCTGCAGGATCCCGGCAGTCCCTGGCAGCCAGCCGAGTTCCCGAACCTTGCGCGCTGGTGGCAGCACATCTCGGAAATGCCCGCGGTGCGCGAGTCCGTGCCCGACGATTTCCTGGCACGCCTGCCGCGCTTCCTGACCAATCAGCAGGGCTTTGCCGGACCACGCCTGGCCGCCGGTCTCGCGGAACGGGGCCACTGA